A part of Mycolicibacterium sp. TUM20985 genomic DNA contains:
- the rpmF gene encoding 50S ribosomal protein L32, whose product MAVPKRRMSRSNTRSRRSQWKTEATGLVNVNVAGQQHKVPRRLLKAARLGLINLDRR is encoded by the coding sequence ATGGCTGTGCCCAAGCGGAGAATGTCGCGGTCGAACACCCGTAGTCGGCGGTCGCAGTGGAAGACCGAGGCCACCGGCCTGGTGAACGTCAATGTCGCAGGTCAGCAGCACAAGGTGCCGCGTCGTCTGCTCAAGGCCGCTCGGCTCGGCCTGATCAACCTCGACCGCCGCTGA
- a CDS encoding response regulator transcription factor yields MRILVVDDDRAVRESLRRSLAFNGYTVDLAQDGLEALEMIGSDRPDALVLDVMMPRLDGLEVCRQLRSTGDDLPILVLTARDSVSERVAGLDAGADDYLPKPFALEELLARMRALLRRRVLPDDRDSATMTFSDLSLDPVTREVTRGERQISLTRTEFALLEMLIANPRRVLTRGRILEEVWGFDFPTSGNALEVYVGYLRRKTEAEGEQRLIHTVRGVGYVLRETPP; encoded by the coding sequence GTGCGCATACTCGTGGTTGACGACGATCGCGCTGTGCGCGAATCCCTGCGCCGGTCCCTCGCGTTCAACGGTTATACGGTCGATCTAGCGCAGGACGGCCTCGAAGCCTTGGAGATGATCGGCAGCGACCGGCCCGACGCCTTGGTGCTCGACGTCATGATGCCGAGGCTGGACGGCCTGGAAGTTTGCCGTCAGCTGCGCAGCACCGGTGACGACCTGCCCATCCTCGTCCTCACCGCCAGGGACTCCGTCTCCGAGCGGGTCGCGGGGCTCGACGCCGGCGCCGACGACTACCTTCCCAAGCCGTTCGCCCTCGAAGAGCTGCTCGCGCGTATGCGGGCCCTGCTCCGGCGGCGGGTGCTGCCCGACGACCGGGACTCGGCGACCATGACCTTCTCGGATCTGAGCCTCGATCCGGTGACGCGGGAAGTCACCAGGGGGGAACGCCAAATCAGCCTGACGCGGACCGAGTTCGCGCTGCTGGAGATGTTGATCGCCAACCCGCGTCGCGTGCTCACCCGCGGCCGCATCCTCGAGGAAGTGTGGGGATTTGACTTCCCGACGTCCGGCAACGCCCTCGAGGTGTACGTCGGCTATCTGCGCCGCAAGACGGAAGCGGAAGGGGAGCAACGACTCATCCACACCGTCCGCGGCGTCGGCTACGTGCTGCGTGAGACCCCGCCCTGA